In Aureibaculum algae, the following are encoded in one genomic region:
- a CDS encoding DUF302 domain-containing protein, which yields MDYYFSKTLNNITFSNAVEKISQELQKEGFGVLTEIDITSTFKKKLDVDFYNYKILGACHPTFAYKALMAENKIGTMLPCNVIVQEQKHGIIEVSAVDPVASMQAVMNKSLAPIAIEIRDKLKKVIDNL from the coding sequence ATGGATTATTATTTTTCTAAAACATTAAACAATATTACTTTTTCTAACGCGGTAGAAAAAATAAGCCAAGAACTCCAAAAAGAAGGATTTGGTGTGCTTACTGAAATAGATATTACATCAACTTTTAAGAAAAAGTTAGATGTCGATTTTTATAATTATAAAATTTTAGGTGCTTGTCATCCTACTTTTGCATATAAAGCTCTAATGGCTGAAAATAAAATTGGTACTATGCTTCCTTGTAATGTTATTGTTCAAGAACAGAAACATGGTATAATTGAAGTTTCAGCTGTTGATCCAGTTGCATCCATGCAAGCGGTTATGAATAAATCTTTAGCCCCAATTGCTATAGAAATTAGAGATAAGTTAAAGAAAGTTATTGATAATTTATAA
- a CDS encoding dienelactone hydrolase family protein: MEKAKKYKEISINLSDLTLKGNLRLAKTDKGLIVFSHGSGSSRLSSRNNYVADLLLENGYSSLLFDLLSPKEYLVYQNRFNIQLLTERLVKVTNWVEKNEHTKHFLLGYFGASTGAASALRAAAELGEKIKGVVSRGGRPDLAMEDLNRVKSPTLLLVGGKDGVVIDLNKKAQSEMNAICELHIIEGASHLFEEPGKLEIVAQHTNDWFDKFMK; encoded by the coding sequence ATGGAGAAAGCAAAGAAATACAAAGAAATTTCTATAAATCTTAGTGATCTTACATTAAAAGGTAATTTGCGTTTGGCGAAAACAGATAAAGGACTAATTGTTTTCTCGCACGGTAGCGGTAGTTCCAGGTTGAGTTCCAGAAATAATTATGTAGCTGATTTATTGTTAGAAAATGGCTATTCAAGTTTGCTTTTCGATTTACTGTCACCAAAGGAATATTTGGTTTACCAAAATAGGTTTAATATTCAATTACTCACTGAAAGGTTAGTTAAAGTAACAAATTGGGTTGAAAAAAATGAGCATACAAAACATTTTTTATTAGGATATTTTGGTGCAAGTACTGGTGCCGCATCGGCATTAAGAGCTGCTGCAGAATTAGGTGAAAAAATTAAAGGAGTAGTCTCCAGAGGTGGTCGCCCTGATTTGGCCATGGAAGATTTAAATAGAGTAAAATCACCTACATTATTGCTTGTTGGAGGTAAAGATGGAGTTGTAATTGATTTGAACAAAAAGGCACAATCTGAGATGAATGCTATATGTGAACTGCATATTATTGAAGGAGCATCACATTTATTCGAAGAGCCTGGTAAATTGGAAATTGTAGCTCAACATACCAATGATTGGTTTGATAAATTTATGAAATAG
- a CDS encoding LOG family protein, whose translation MKENRRESIFLGGKRSRLKEFTSVLSILFEFIYGFRKLHFVGPCITVFSSAKFGEDNIYYKQAREFSKLMANKNFTIMTGGGPGIMEAANRGAKDVSGMSIGCNIELPKEQHPNPYLDFNITLEHFYVRKVLLLKYSYAFAVFPGGFGTMDEFFETLTLLQTNKISNFPVVLFGKKYWSNLLEQTEIMVRHGTISKEDLQLFLVTDSVTEGIDYIYKKLEKRHGASIEVKAPRTRWWFGERL comes from the coding sequence ATGAAGGAAAATCGACGTGAATCAATATTTCTTGGAGGAAAAAGAAGCCGCTTAAAGGAATTTACAAGTGTACTTTCCATATTATTTGAGTTTATTTATGGATTTAGGAAATTACATTTTGTAGGTCCATGCATCACTGTTTTTAGCTCTGCAAAATTTGGAGAAGACAATATCTATTATAAGCAAGCAAGGGAGTTTTCGAAATTAATGGCGAATAAGAATTTTACTATTATGACAGGTGGAGGGCCAGGTATTATGGAAGCAGCAAATAGAGGAGCCAAAGATGTTTCTGGCATGTCTATTGGCTGTAACATAGAATTACCAAAAGAGCAGCATCCCAATCCATATCTTGATTTTAACATTACTCTAGAGCATTTTTATGTTAGAAAAGTACTACTACTAAAATATTCATATGCATTTGCTGTATTTCCTGGTGGTTTTGGCACCATGGATGAGTTTTTTGAAACTTTAACGCTTTTACAAACCAACAAAATATCTAATTTTCCTGTTGTGTTATTTGGAAAAAAATATTGGTCAAATTTATTAGAACAAACTGAAATTATGGTACGTCATGGAACTATATCTAAGGAGGATTTACAGTTATTTTTGGTCACAGATTCTGTAACTGAAGGGATAGATTATATCTATAAAAAATTAGAGAAAAGGCATGGTGCATCTATAGAGGTGAAAGCACCTAGAACTAGATGGTGGTTTGGTGAAAGGCTATAG
- a CDS encoding Hsp20/alpha crystallin family protein — protein sequence MALIKFNERFPLSTSVFNNFLNTDDFFNDDFFAKDSLRPAMNVKENQNDFEVELAAPGFAKEDFEVTIDNNGLHISADKKEENEEKEEGYLRKEFSYKSFKRSLRLPENVNLDKKVKANYKNGVLKMNLLKKEEAKVLPKKVIEVS from the coding sequence ATGGCACTTATTAAATTTAACGAACGGTTTCCATTAAGTACTTCTGTATTTAATAATTTTTTGAATACTGACGATTTTTTTAATGATGATTTCTTTGCAAAAGACAGTTTAAGACCTGCAATGAACGTTAAAGAAAATCAAAATGACTTCGAAGTTGAATTGGCAGCTCCTGGCTTTGCCAAAGAAGATTTTGAAGTAACTATCGATAATAACGGACTTCATATTTCCGCTGATAAAAAAGAAGAAAATGAGGAAAAAGAAGAAGGTTATTTACGTAAAGAATTTAGCTATAAATCTTTTAAAAGATCATTACGACTACCAGAAAATGTAAACCTTGATAAAAAGGTTAAGGCCAATTACAAAAATGGAGTTTTAAAAATGAATTTATTAAAAAAGGAAGAAGCTAAAGTGTTACCTAAAAAGGTAATTGAGGTGAGTTAA
- a CDS encoding DUF2267 domain-containing protein yields MALNFNQFAVEANGFLKEYTKKLGLGNDTEKGGRILSSILHGLREVISWEESLQLIAQFPMFLKAVYVNKWSSRKK; encoded by the coding sequence ATGGCACTAAATTTTAATCAATTTGCCGTAGAAGCCAATGGTTTTTTAAAAGAATACACTAAAAAATTGGGATTAGGCAATGATACTGAAAAAGGTGGACGTATTTTATCATCGATTTTACACGGATTACGAGAAGTGATTTCGTGGGAGGAATCTTTACAATTGATAGCCCAATTTCCAATGTTTTTAAAGGCTGTTTATGTTAATAAATGGTCTTCTAGAAAAAAATAA
- a CDS encoding WG repeat-containing protein encodes MRKLFVFVLSFIFCATGFSQIIEGVDEIAPFHEGLAAIKKDNQWAFINEKGEKIIDYRDDIVSSIGDNNEEYPLFKEERCMIKKIVDGVEFYGFIDKTGKEVIAPEFVKTSNFIDGYAIIVNYEKYVVGKNPFLGVNVVSHILEEYIIDTSGKIVKYLYNPRKCNLSQLKDKNLPCFESKFIAPRMVATKNTDGKWDIHEF; translated from the coding sequence ATGAGAAAATTATTTGTATTTGTATTGAGTTTTATTTTTTGTGCAACAGGGTTTTCACAAATTATAGAAGGAGTTGACGAAATAGCACCTTTCCACGAAGGATTGGCAGCCATTAAAAAAGACAATCAATGGGCTTTTATTAATGAAAAAGGAGAAAAAATTATTGATTATAGAGATGATATTGTCTCTAGTATTGGTGATAATAATGAAGAATATCCTCTTTTTAAAGAAGAAAGATGTATGATTAAAAAAATAGTAGATGGCGTTGAATTCTACGGGTTTATAGATAAAACTGGAAAAGAAGTGATTGCTCCTGAATTTGTAAAAACATCTAATTTTATAGATGGTTATGCAATTATAGTTAATTATGAAAAATATGTAGTAGGCAAAAACCCTTTTTTAGGTGTTAATGTAGTTAGTCACATTCTAGAAGAATATATAATTGACACCTCTGGTAAAATAGTAAAATATCTTTATAATCCTCGAAAGTGTAACCTTTCTCAACTTAAAGACAAAAATTTACCTTGTTTTGAGTCTAAATTTATTGCACCTAGAATGGTTGCTACGAAAAATACAGATGGTAAATGGGATATTCATGAATTTTAA
- a CDS encoding YtxH domain-containing protein — MAKANHTGNVLVALAAGAALGAGMGILFAPDKGKNTRGKIKHKLEDTGHDISERMRHAKDELTKTAEVKKAEFDKKLDDTLSNMSYKAEDIISSLEKKLEDLKTKNAQFQKN, encoded by the coding sequence ATGGCAAAGGCAAACCACACAGGTAATGTATTAGTAGCTCTGGCAGCAGGTGCAGCACTAGGAGCAGGAATGGGGATTTTATTTGCCCCTGATAAAGGTAAAAATACTAGAGGTAAAATCAAACACAAATTGGAGGATACAGGTCATGATATTTCAGAACGTATGCGTCATGCCAAAGATGAATTGACTAAAACAGCAGAAGTAAAAAAGGCTGAGTTTGATAAAAAATTAGATGATACACTATCTAATATGAGTTATAAAGCGGAAGATATTATTTCATCTTTAGAAAAAAAGTTGGAAGATTTGAAAACGAAAAATGCACAGTTCCAAAAAAATTAA
- a CDS encoding adenosylcobalamin-dependent ribonucleoside-diphosphate reductase, translating to MSVLTTNAKEILRDRYLLKDNDGKIVETPHQLFKRVANFVASIEKDNKTYWANNFYQLLKNLDFLPNSPTLMNAGLPKGQLSACFVLPIHDSLNSIFTTLKNAALIHQSGGGTGFNFSNLRPKDDYIASSGGCSSGPIAFMKIYDAATENVKQGGKRRGANMGILNIDHPDIESFIISKSNEKELQNFNISVGVSDRFMDAVRDNNNWKLINPKTKKVEKELKATKLWQLIVKEAWKTGDPGIVFLDTINKHNPTPYLGKIVSTNPCGELPLLAYESCNLGSVNLSNMITEKKIDWNKLNDIITTAIRFLDNIIDVNYYLLPEIKSITKKNRKIGLGVMGWAEMLIKLEIPYASLKAVDLAEKLMKFIQEKSYETSVQLAKEKGLSPLFINSAYFNKSPLRNATCNSIAPTGTISVIANTTYSIEPLFALAYKRTGILGGKTQIEVNSLFKEKMKKSGLWYKALKQHIFKNGSIKDFKNVSTDIKKIFKTSLEIPFKYHLLHQKAFQKYTDNAVSKTINLPKNTTIKDITEIYWTAWEYGLKGITVYRYGSRNEQILQKCNFDNLKIDCQ from the coding sequence ATGTCAGTTTTAACAACAAATGCAAAGGAAATACTACGTGACCGGTATCTTTTAAAGGATAACGACGGAAAGATTGTTGAAACGCCACACCAATTATTTAAGCGGGTTGCTAATTTTGTGGCATCTATTGAAAAAGACAATAAAACCTATTGGGCGAATAATTTTTATCAACTTTTAAAAAATCTAGATTTTTTACCGAATTCGCCAACTTTGATGAATGCCGGATTACCGAAAGGACAATTAAGTGCTTGTTTTGTATTACCTATCCATGATAGTTTAAACAGTATTTTTACAACATTAAAAAACGCAGCATTAATTCACCAAAGTGGTGGAGGTACAGGATTTAATTTTTCGAACCTGAGACCAAAAGATGATTATATAGCTTCCTCGGGTGGATGCTCTTCTGGCCCTATCGCATTTATGAAAATTTATGATGCCGCAACAGAAAATGTAAAACAAGGAGGTAAACGTCGTGGGGCAAACATGGGCATACTTAATATTGACCATCCTGATATTGAAAGTTTTATCATATCAAAATCTAATGAAAAAGAACTTCAAAATTTTAATATTTCTGTAGGAGTAAGTGATCGTTTTATGGATGCAGTAAGAGATAATAATAACTGGAAACTTATAAACCCAAAAACCAAAAAAGTTGAAAAAGAGCTTAAAGCAACTAAATTATGGCAACTTATCGTTAAAGAAGCATGGAAAACCGGAGATCCAGGCATCGTTTTTTTAGATACTATTAATAAGCATAATCCAACACCTTATTTGGGTAAAATTGTAAGTACAAACCCTTGTGGAGAATTGCCATTACTAGCTTATGAAAGTTGTAATTTAGGTTCTGTTAATTTATCAAATATGATTACAGAAAAAAAGATTGACTGGAATAAATTGAATGATATCATTACTACAGCAATCAGGTTTTTAGACAATATTATTGATGTAAATTATTATTTATTACCGGAAATAAAATCCATAACAAAGAAAAATAGAAAAATTGGGCTAGGGGTAATGGGCTGGGCAGAAATGCTTATTAAATTAGAAATTCCTTACGCCTCATTAAAAGCAGTTGACTTAGCAGAAAAATTAATGAAATTTATTCAGGAAAAAAGTTATGAGACATCAGTACAATTGGCAAAAGAAAAAGGATTATCTCCACTATTTATAAACAGTGCATATTTTAATAAATCTCCGCTTAGAAATGCAACATGTAATAGTATTGCTCCTACAGGAACTATTTCTGTAATTGCGAACACCACCTATTCAATAGAACCTCTATTTGCCTTGGCTTATAAGCGTACTGGTATTTTAGGAGGTAAAACGCAAATTGAAGTAAATAGCTTATTTAAGGAAAAAATGAAGAAATCAGGCTTATGGTATAAAGCGTTAAAACAGCACATTTTTAAAAACGGTAGTATTAAAGATTTCAAAAACGTATCTACGGATATTAAAAAAATATTTAAAACCAGTTTAGAAATACCATTTAAATACCATTTATTACATCAAAAAGCTTTTCAAAAATATACAGATAATGCAGTATCAAAAACCATAAATCTACCCAAAAATACTACTATAAAAGATATAACAGAAATTTATTGGACAGCTTGGGAATACGGACTAAAAGGCATTACTGTATACAGATATGGTAGTAGGAACGAACAAATACTTCAAAAGTGCAATTTTGATAATTTAAAAATTGATTGCCAGTAA
- a CDS encoding phosphoribosyltransferase: MFANRKEAGKLLAEELSEFKNNINVVIVTIPKGGVPVAYEIAQKLNLPLEVVLSKKIGHPTNKEYAIGAVTLDNEILTEAAENVSQQYINKEIEHIRDVLKALHKRYHGNMTPLELKNKIVILVDDGVATGNTLISSIALIAQQEPLKIIVGLPVAPQSAIDKIKNQALVDTVICLEIPQNFRAVGQFYQDFKPVDDIIVMDLLKKACDNYLQNC; encoded by the coding sequence ATGTTTGCAAACAGAAAAGAGGCAGGTAAATTACTTGCTGAAGAATTATCAGAATTTAAAAATAATATCAACGTAGTAATTGTAACCATCCCAAAAGGGGGTGTACCAGTTGCTTATGAAATAGCACAAAAACTTAATTTGCCATTAGAAGTAGTGCTTTCAAAAAAAATAGGACATCCGACCAATAAAGAATATGCCATTGGGGCAGTTACCTTAGACAACGAGATATTGACCGAGGCAGCTGAAAATGTATCACAGCAATATATTAATAAAGAAATAGAACATATTAGGGATGTTTTAAAAGCATTACATAAAAGATATCATGGCAATATGACTCCATTGGAGTTAAAAAATAAAATAGTAATTTTGGTTGATGATGGTGTTGCTACTGGAAATACATTAATATCTAGCATAGCATTGATAGCTCAACAAGAACCTTTAAAGATTATTGTTGGCTTACCAGTTGCACCGCAATCTGCCATAGATAAAATTAAGAATCAGGCATTGGTAGATACAGTTATTTGTTTAGAAATTCCACAAAATTTTCGTGCAGTAGGTCAGTTTTATCAAGATTTCAAGCCTGTTGATGATATTATAGTTATGGATTTACTAAAAAAAGCTTGTGATAATTATCTTCAAAATTGTTAA
- a CDS encoding CDP-alcohol phosphatidyltransferase family protein gives MLTFKNFNIADWFSFYRVFAIPILLLLLLMGERQIFAFALLVSYSTDMIDGFLARKLKITSARGSQLDSLGDQLTFIMGLLGLLAFEYDFIKENYILILIAFTPYLIQLLIAYSKYGKATAFHTYLAKLSAIVQGVFILWALFLGPIYSMFYVMIVIGFLETIEEVALIYIYDYWVSDIKGVYWAIKDKRISKSKKQNYTNQKKVFK, from the coding sequence ATGCTCACCTTCAAAAATTTTAATATAGCCGATTGGTTTTCTTTTTACAGAGTGTTTGCCATACCTATACTTTTATTGTTATTATTAATGGGTGAACGCCAAATATTTGCGTTTGCTTTATTGGTTAGTTATAGTACCGATATGATTGACGGCTTTTTGGCACGAAAACTAAAAATCACAAGTGCCAGAGGATCGCAATTAGATTCTCTCGGTGACCAATTGACATTTATAATGGGCCTATTGGGATTGCTTGCATTTGAATATGATTTTATCAAAGAAAATTATATTTTGATTTTAATTGCTTTTACACCTTATCTTATTCAACTGCTTATTGCCTATAGCAAATATGGAAAAGCAACTGCTTTTCATACGTATCTAGCTAAATTATCGGCAATTGTACAAGGTGTATTTATTCTATGGGCGTTATTTTTAGGTCCAATTTACTCAATGTTCTATGTGATGATAGTAATTGGATTTCTAGAAACAATTGAAGAAGTAGCACTTATTTACATCTATGACTACTGGGTTTCTGACATTAAAGGGGTTTATTGGGCCATAAAGGATAAGCGAATTTCAAAAAGTAAAAAACAGAACTATACAAACCAAAAAAAAGTATTTAAATAA